The DNA region GAACCCTTTTTGAGCTTTGAAATTGAAACCCATGCCTTTTTGAATGAGAGTTGTTTGTGGCAAGGTGTTTGATAAAACAGTGCTTCGTGGATGCTTCATGTGCAAACTGCAAAGTGGTTGAGAATGAAAAGTAAGGTAGAGAAGAAAAGGGGAATAAGGCAGTGATGACAAACATGATGATGAAGAATGATGTAATCACAAAaccaaaatgataaaaaaaactaGGGGACCCTTTAGTTTCAGAACCGTATTTTTCTTTACTATGAATCATGTTTATATACGCAAACGACAATatattaatgaaacaataaaaaGTATAGAAATTTATGATGTGATAGTTTGAAGTGTTTAACAATAGGTTTGCGaatctaaaaaactcatttcTCTCGGCTGGGCCATAGACAtatactaattaattaatttttatgacCTCATTTTTTGAAGCAGGGGGCAATATTGGTTGAGTTAGCCAACTATAATTGCGAACAACTTTCATACAGGTTCctttagaaaaaagaaacttacgTACAGGTTTCAATTTTTGGACCAAAATCTTCTTTCATAAGATTTAATTattgaaacccaaaaatatttatatacaaaaattgcATATTAATTACTGatgatatttctttttcatctgatttgaaattttatgacctTAGAGCAAAAGTCAGCCTCGAGATTAATTGAAGAAATAGATTGGGCCTGATTGAATtggttttcaaaaaacaaaaatgaaaactgTACAAAACGTGTCTAATTTAGGTAGACGttttacacaataaaaatatatataaaaacattcTAGGAAACATTTTCTTAAAACTATTACTCAAATCTAAACCATTccttaataacaataataataataataataataataataataataataataataataactagcctctgagcacgcgcacGTGCGTGCTCagagactcttttattttttgggtaaagattaataatttgcatttattataatttgagatttctactttttccaatcaccaaaaaaaaaaaaaaaaaaatctaaaggtGTGATGAAGACGTGGGAGTTTTGTAGATTGGAagagttttaaaactaacaaaggagtgatcctattttgtaggaagCTAGTGagtagaagtaggaatttaaatcaacGTAAAAGTAGGAGTTTAGTAGAAGCAAGAAGACATTTTAATGTAGAAgtaagaatttattatttttgtcaagttactattttaaccaaatttttaagtttcaggtaggggtattttttacagtaaaaaactaactttcttttgtcaatttactattttaacccaatttttaagtgtttgttaattaatttagggatatttttaataggaaaaaaaaataataattaactttctgaatcctcttaataataataataataataataataataataataacaactagcctctgagcacgcgcccACACGCGTGCtcaaaggctcttctattttttgggtaaagattaataatttgcatttattataatttggaatttctactttttccaatcacaaaaaaaaaaaaaaaaatctaagggtgtgatgaatacatggggtgagttttgtagattggaggagttttaaaactaacgaaagagtgatcctattttgtagggagTTAGTGAGTAGATGTAGGAATTTAAATTTACGTAAAAGTAGGAGTTTATTAGAAGCATGAAGGCATTTCAACGTAGAtgtaggaatttattatttttgtcaatttactattttaaccccatttttaagttttaggtagatgtatttttgataataaaaaaaagcaataactaactttcttttgccaatttactattttaaccctatttttaaattgttgattaattaatttagaCGTATTTTTTACAGGAAAAACaccaataactaactttctaaatcctcttaataataataataataataataataataataataataataatctgtAATTCAAAAAtcacttaaaagaaaaattgtaggAACATCAAAATGATGTTCTTGGCTATTTCTAAGATATTGCTCCTGAAAATggcttgaaaataaaaaaccagaGTTAAAGTTTTGAGTCTTTAGACTCACTATCAGGTAGCAATTTCTAGGATCTGTCCTTCAGTGTCAATGCTAGACACATAATACATGCAAAAGTATTACTAtcttgaaaaaattacaaatttcaaCATATAATTTTGGATATTTGTATATTGCTTGGGCTATTCAATTAATATACCAAAATATGGATGCTTTGAAGCAATTTGGACTATTTTTGTTCGAATCTTGAAAAACAATATGTTTCTCAATGTGGCTATATCACAATTATTGAAGTTTTATATTTGCGTTTTCACTCTATTTTATATATGACCGccattatttcatttcattgaCAAGCAGTTCATGTAAATGCTCATTAATTAGTTCCATTTATATTATCTTAAATAGCCTTCTACATGactaaattgttttaaaaaaattaagttatataattataataaatccctgctttttcttgtaattaatgaaaatattgatgacgaaaataaaaatttacaattttgtcaaaaaaaatttggcttgGGAAAGGAGGCTGCTTTTGTTTAGGTAGAGAAAggaatagataaaaaaaaaaaaacaaacaaacaaatttcatTATAGACATCAAATACAAATgaaacccaaccaaaaaaaacaaaaaacaaaaaacaaaaaatacaatacaTCTCTCATATTTTAGCTATATTAACATAAATTCATCAATGTCCAAACTCTCTGGAATTTCAAACTTCAGCAAGTTGCTGCAGTGGCTGTCTCTGTCATCTTCAGTGCTGCTATTAATGAATGTGGATGATGAATTTAAAGGAGTAGGGCTAGATTTTGGTGTTGACACAGCAGAATCAAAGGAGAAGTTCTGATAGCTATTATTTAGTGattgaaaatttggattttcTGCTAAATCGGGAGCTATAGGATTAGAGCTACAATACGTATAGTTTGGCTGGCaaacaaaatcttcatttaGGTTTGAAGCTATTGAATTTTCTTGGGAATTACCAAAAGTAGCTACCTTTGACAAAAACCCTTCCACATTGGCTTGCATGAGTTGGTTTGACTCGGATGAAAATCCTTCTTGTATTGGGGCTTGATATTGATTGGGTTGTAATGGCTGTACTTGGTTTTGCAATAAGAAATTGCAAAGTTGGTTTTCTTGGAGATTTTGTGGGAAGGGTACTTGACTTTCTTGTTTTAGCGATAAGATAGTTGTGGCCAGCCTTAACAGTTCTGGATTCATGAGGGCTTGTGTACCTAACAAGTTTGACATATTAAGAATTGACTGGTTACACAAAGTTGAGCTGAGGATGGAGGACAGGTCAAGAAGATCTAGGCGAGGAGCATGAGTCACAGGATCAATTCCCATTCttagcagcctttttctaatGTGGGTGTTCCAGTAATTCTTGATTTCATTGTCAGTTCTACCAGGCAAGCGAGCTGCTATGGCTGACCATCTGagttttaaaagaagaaattattagAAGGTACAAATAAACCAATCTAATGAAGATGAAggagaaaagaatatatatatatatataacatgagCAATTGTTATGCttcttattaataaaaaattctccTATAAGCATAAAGATGCAATATTAGGgttatctgaaaaaaaaaaatcaaataaaacttaGTGGAGAGTAATAATCATACTTGTTTCCTAAGATAGTGTGTAGTTGGATGATTGTCTCTTCTTCCTCGAATGAAAATCTTCCTCTCTTTATATCAGGCCTCAGATAGTTAGTCCAACGAAGACGGCAACTCTTTCCACATCTTTGCAGCCCTGTACAAGTAAAGCattagaaccaaaaaaaaaattcatatgatAAACCATCAAAACATTGAAGCCTAAAAACAAGAAAGTGATGAAAAAAGTTTAACATACCAGCATTCTTTGGAAGGGTTCTCCAATTGCCTGGTCCATGGAGCTGAATATAGTTGATGAGATTATGATCTTCCTCTGGAGTCCATGGACCTTTCTTGAGTCCAGCTTTGTCACAACAAGGTGCTCTTCCCATTGGTGCTGTTATGTAATACAGGTAGTAAGGATGTAAAAGAGTTTCTAAGATAGTAGTGAACAAATTAAGGTTATAACTTATCAAAGATTGAAAGTGGCTTCTGAAACAAAAAGTGCACTTGTGGTTGATCCTAGTGGCTGTGGATGATCTCCATATATATAGTAGAGGGAGAAGTTTGAGCTATACATGGAAGTCAAAAGGATTTGGTGCCGCCCTTATGCCACGCGTCTTTCTCGTTATGTAGTATAATACATGTATGTACGTAGATGTCATGTATAAGACTTTGGGCACATATTATTTAATTCAATGGCACATATAGTTTATCATGTGTCTCATTGTTCACAATAAACAGACAGTATGATTGCCATGCATGTATTTTATGTATGTTAGATTGTTATCCATCATGCATGAATATAAGTTGACACGTATCCTGATAATGGAGCGATTATTGCGTGAAGATGCAAAAGAAAGCTAATTGTTTGACTGGGATCACAGTGAGAAATGAAAACTAAGTTTGGGTTTGACCTTTTTCATACATCTCCTAAATAAGAATGATTGGACGGTAAGGTAGTTCGGTTAATTTTCTTTCATGTCGGAGAAATCGTTCCATGCACTGCAGTTTCATTCATTGATTCAAATTGATGGGCTCTTCCCCATCaatttcttcatctctttccATTTTTGTTGGGATGAAATAACGTGCACACTATTTTTATCATTAACAACGAAAAGATTAAGAGCTATTACGATTTTAACTTTCTAGTCTAATCACATATTGAATGTTAAATCAATTTTGATTTAGAACCAACGTTGGGTCTAAATCAAAATTGATTATGTTGTCTTTACCCATAGTACGAATCACATATCAAGAATAATGATATAGTAGCAGTATGCTTTCGAGAATATATTATTTAGAAATTATCCAATGATTTGATGAATTGATACAAGTTCTGGCCTGAATCTTGCAGATAAGTCGATTCGATCAAATGAACATGGAATAGATCAATTCCATTAATTGTTAAGAACCTGGTAATTACAAAATGTCAGTGTTATATTACTAGGTTAATGCTTGAATATTAATACTCCTAAcaaataagaaattatttttgaaccctacaaatataaaaaatctcttacttcctatcaaaaaaaaaaaatctgttacTGAATACTGATTAGCTGACACAGTGAGCAATATATGATAGTTTGTTGGTAGTATAGGAGATGGGTCATAGTTTAAGTCCTATTTTTATGCGGAACATAACACAAGGATACGAAACACTTACTTgatgtattattttaagacATATATACGATGTCGATCACTTGGATCCTGTTTGCACAGAAACTGCACGTAAATCACACCAAGGAactaaaatcatatattttccTGGGATTTTGATTCTTTCACATTCATAAAGTACAATTATTagtttaccttttttttcttgtttatttgtgattattagtttacattttttgtCCATGTAAATTGTACACATATACATGAACATTATATAATATTGTATACTATTCATGCAAATATGTACAATGCTgtacatatttatttaatttacaatttaaaatttatatgaacaataaaatgtaaactaataatttttctttttgaaaatgtgAACATTTTTGCGTTAATTGTGAATTTACATGTGAAAAGGTAAATATAACTTAATGTGAAAGAATACTTAGCCTATCTGCCTTGCCCTAcctcaaaacaaacaaaagaattcATTTCTCTTCCTTGTATCTTCTTTCCTTAATTTCCCACTCCCTTCCCCTAAGTCAGACAAATAATGCAAAACATGAGCTAAAATCAGGTACTACTATTATCCTTACCCCTTCTTGCATTTTCCTTTACTTTACTAACTTTAATAATTGTTTAATAAGTGAATGTGATGAATTGTCACTCTTTTAACACACGTCTTCCTATAGGCCGCAAGCTTTCCAAGCTGGAACCTTTTTGAATTGAGCCACTACCATCGAGCCACGTTGCTACTAGTGAAATGTGTCCTTTCTACCTCCAACAATAAAAGTCAACCagcctctctgtctctctctctctctcatctcaacTAAAGCTATCTCACTTTGACAATTGTCCCTTGCAGAAAACAAGCATGTTGCTTTATCTGCTGAAGCATAGAAGCCTTACACTCCATCTGGGAAACCAAATTCAAAGTCATTGGAAATCAGGTACTGCATCTCATCCACCTCTATCTAACAAAACAGATATTGGTCAAATACTATTATATTCAAAGACCGGTACTATAGAGATTAGCCTTACGGTAAAAATGGTGTTGTTtaattacttcttcttctttctttttctctgacTAATGGTATTGTTTGCTTGCTTATCCTGCATTTGACCTTCAGTTATTGCTTCCAGAAACACTCTAGTAGACCACAAATACCAGGGACGAAAACagaatttcaatttttgggGCAAAGCATgttccaaaattttcttaaagtttaagaataaaaagtctATTAAgatttacaaataaattaatatatatacatatatatatatatatatatatatatatatatatatatatatatataatccccTCAgtgttaacaaaataaaaaactgaaatagTTGTTTTTCAATACATTTCTAATTAATCAACGATCtatcaaatattcaaaatagAACTTAGAAATCTTTTAAATCCTGAAAATCATAAATATTGATTATGTGCTAAATTTCCCAATGATTTCcatttcaatgtaaaaattcAGCTAGTCCCTTGAAAAGCAATTTCTTAGCTTTTGTTGCAAAGCCTAATTTGATCAATATGAATGGCTGAAAATACTCATTTAATAATGAGGAAGAAATGGTGGAAGAATAAGCACAAGGACAAACACTCATAATGAAGTTAGTTGGTTATTTCTACTAGGCAATCATTtggcataattttttaaaaatgattaataaaaaaaacatatatgttTATCAAATCTAGCTACTACATCCCTATTATTAATGGGCCATTAACATATATTGGTAAAGAAAgagaagcatatatatatatatatatatatgcatattca from Castanea sativa cultivar Marrone di Chiusa Pesio chromosome 6, ASM4071231v1 includes:
- the LOC142641202 gene encoding transcription factor MYB102-like encodes the protein MGRAPCCDKAGLKKGPWTPEEDHNLINYIQLHGPGNWRTLPKNAGLQRCGKSCRLRWTNYLRPDIKRGRFSFEEEETIIQLHTILGNKWSAIAARLPGRTDNEIKNYWNTHIRKRLLRMGIDPVTHAPRLDLLDLSSILSSTLCNQSILNMSNLLGTQALMNPELLRLATTILSLKQESQVPFPQNLQENQLCNFLLQNQVQPLQPNQYQAPIQEGFSSESNQLMQANVEGFLSKVATFGNSQENSIASNLNEDFVCQPNYTYCSSNPIAPDLAENPNFQSLNNSYQNFSFDSAVSTPKSSPTPLNSSSTFINSSTEDDRDSHCSNLLKFEIPESLDIDEFMLI